From the Ictalurus furcatus strain D&B chromosome 19, Billie_1.0, whole genome shotgun sequence genome, one window contains:
- the LOC128623132 gene encoding calcitonin gene-related peptide 2 produces the protein MSIIQNPAMYHLKLPALLFMLLVLLQCVTTAPNNRFSISSTEPVDETLDGKIWTDPGLLMNPFLQFAGLQTKRGLNTQVNSLQHHIEKRRCNTATCMTQRLADFLIRSSNTVGTVYIPTNIGANTYGKRDVFQSPNSLPL, from the exons ATGTCTATTATTCAGAATCCTGCCATGTATCATCTAAAATTGCCTGCCCTGCTTTTTATGCTACTTGTGCTGCTGCAGTGTGTGACCACGGCACCAAACAACAG GTTTTCCATCTCCTCAACGGAGCCGGTGGATGAAACACTGGATGGGAAAATATGGACAGACCCAGGCTTGTTGATGAACCCTTTCCTCCAATTTGCAGGGTTGCAGACCAAGAGGGGACTCAACACTCAAGTCAACAG CCTGCAGCACCacatagagaagagaagatgcAACACGGCTACATGTATGACCCAGAGGCTGGCAGACTTCCTCATTCGCTCCAGTAACACTGTTGGCACTGTCTACATCCCCACTAACATTGGCGCAAACACCTACGGCAAGAGGGATGTGTTCCAATCACCCAACTCACTGCCTCTTTAG